The following nucleotide sequence is from Salvia splendens isolate huo1 chromosome 2, SspV2, whole genome shotgun sequence.
AGTGTGGCCGTGGCATTTTCTTCATGATCAGTTCAATATGTCATGTGTTGTCTACAAACTTCCTGTGTGGGGAGCGTGATGTATATATAGatataaaaaacataaaaaaataaatagtcgttggtaattttgattttgtttttgaaaaaaactaaaattgaaaTCGATGGCCACATGCCGGCCACCTATTGAACATCAGAACCACGTGCAAACTTGTTTGTGGTGTGGATATTGCGTGCATAAGCACTACAACGAAGTACTTACTTATTGCCTAAGCATGCGGGTGCATGCTTACTGCATCTACTAAGCACGcagatgtggatgctcttagttaaATTCCTACGAGAATTCTCAATTTCCCAATCCCCACTCGTAAATGACCACAGTCACTAATTTACATACAACGCAGACAATTTCGCACTGCCACATCCCCACCACCATGGCACCAACGCCGACCGCTTGACCCCACCATACCACTGCACTGCATTCATGCATTACCCGTGCCTGCTTGCTGACTCCACCTCCCAGTCTACAATAGGAATCATCCAAGGTACAGTAGCTAAAAAAACTTGTTTCACGTATTGAAATTACTCAGGGTTCCCTCCTTGCATTTAGAAGGTTCAGTTTCTTGCATATGTTTTTACCAAGCAGAATAATTCCATGGAAACATAAATGGAGAAGAGAACTATGTTCTGTCTTGCTCTGTATGCTCAAATGTGGAAGGTGTATAGGCTCGAAGTATTCACTGAATGTGCAcatttcttttactaaaataaaaccTAACTGGGGTCTGGAAGTAATTCTTTTAACTGTGAGATGAGGTGTGTATGCTGTCATAACTGGGGGAGGTCGTGTCATTGTAGAAGTCTCTTCACTTTATAAAGAGAGCAAAAAATTACTGGATGTTGCTATTGTTTCCAGGCTATCTCATTCCGAAATTTCAATTCTCAACCTTTGCAGAAGTATCATCCCTGCTGACAAAGAAAACATGCATAGACCTCATAAAGAAATGCAAATCCATGACTTGTTTCAAGCAGATCCAAGCCCAGGTCTTCACTCATGGTCTCCACAGCAACATTGATGTCTTGCACAAGCTCGTGGCATTTGCCACAGATGCTGACTTAAGCTATGCTGACATGATATTTGCTCAGATTGAGCTCCCAACTTTGTTTATCTATAATGTGATGATCAAGGCACATGTGAAATCTAGTAGTTGCAGAAAAGCCCTTTCGTTGTTTGATAAGTTACGTCTCAACGGATTGGTGCCCGATAATTATACATATCCTTTTGTCTTTAAGGCTGCAGGAAGGTTGAGGATGGTTCCTGAAGGGGAAAAGCTTCATGGGTTTGCTTTGAaaagtggggatcttgatgatTGCTATGTTTGTAATTCGGTTCTAGATTTGTATAGGGAATTAGGATGTGTCCAGAATTTGGCGAAAGTGTTTGATGAAATCCCTACAAGAGACTTAATCTCATGGAATGTCTTGATTTCTGGGTTTGTAAAGAGCAGCAGGTTTGAGGATGCTGTTAATGTTTATAGGAGGATCAGACTAGAGACAAGTTTGCAACCTGACGAGGCCACAATTGTAAGCACTTTATCTGCATGTACAGCACTAAAGAACTTGGATCTTGGTCGTGAAATCCATGATTATGTGAGTAAAAAATTGGGGATTACTATGATTATCGGAAATGCATTGATGGATATGTATGCTAAGTGTGGATGCATAGAGATTGCCAGAGGAATATTTGATGCCATGCcagaaaaaaatgttatttGTTGGACTAGTATGGTTTCAGCTTACACAAATTTGGGTTGTTTGGATGAAGCTAGGGCTTTATTTGAGAGGAGCTCTGTCAAAGATCTTGTTTTATGGACAACCATGATCAATGGGTACGTACAGTTCAACATGGTTGATGAAGCCATGACCTTGTTTAGGTGCATGCAAATGAATGGCATTAAACCTGACAAATATACCCTTGTTACTCTGCTCACAGGATGTGCTCAATTAAGAGCGCTGGAACAAGGTGAATGGATTCATGCTTACTTGAAAGAAATTGGAATTATTATTGATGCAGTGGTTGGTACTGCTCTTATGGAGATGTATGCAAAATGTGGTTGCTTAGAGAAGTCTTTGCAGATTTTCTATCAACTGAACCAGAAAGATGCAGCATCATGGACGTCTATGATATGTGCACTTGCCATGAATGGAGATGCAGAAAAGGCTGTACAATTATTCACAGAAATGACACAGCTCGGGATTAGACCTGATGATATCACCTTcgttggtgttttaagtgcctGCAGTCATGGAGGGCTAGTTGAGGAAGGCCGTAAGCATTTTGATTCAATGACTAAGGTTTATCAACTTGAGCCAAAGTTGGAGCACTATGGTTGCCTGATAGACCTTCTAGGTCGTGCTGGACTCATGGAAGAAGCTGAACAGATTATAAGAGAGATACCAAATCAAGATAACAAGTTTGTCATCCCACTTTACGGTTCTCTGCTTAGTGCATGCAGGAACTATGAAAATGTTGAAATTGGTGAACGTATTGCCAAGAAGCTTCTAGAGGTTGAGTCCAGTGATTCTAGTGGTCATACACTTTTAGCCAATATATATGCAGCTGCCAATAGGTGGGAAGATGTAAAGAAAGTCAGAAGGAAAATGGATACCATGGGGTCCAAGAAGTTTCCTGGGTGCAGTGCACTTGAAATTGGTGGCCTTTACTAAATCTGGTTCAAACCTAACGAGCAGATTGTAAATCAGTACTTGAGTGCACGCGGTTGGAAGTTGGAAGCCAGGTATCTAATAATATATGATAGTGCAGTTTGGCCTATAACACATTCTCATGATTGATTGATGATGTTATGTTGTCCAAACAGTATCATAGATTTCTATTTCTCATCTTCTATTATTGCATATTCAGTTAAATTGCGGAAGATTAAGTTcgtatttttcattattttttcttgattcatccTGGTTTATCTAACTGAGTTGTAATTTGGAAATGATAGTCCCATTTAATAGATATGACAAACTAACAACTGGTTGTTGGCTATGAAAAACAAATGATATTTTCCTAGATTCTCATTTTTTGCTTTTCAATTGTATGATACTTAGCTGTATTCCAAATTTCCAATCTCTTCACACTGAAGAAAGTTGTTCCTCTACTATGTGAATGCACGTCTTTGATCTATTCTACTTTACACAACTTAATGTGATTCCTCTgaaaaattttctttttgtggaGTGTCTGTTCGAACCTTATAGTTTAAGGATGTTGAACTGATTAGATTCCATATCTAATAATCATTGTGATTCTGCATTTTGTGCGAACTTCATAATAGTTGAGAATAAAGTTGAAGAATTTGTAGTACGTACTGATGCTCTTCTTGTCATTTTTTCTTTAGCCTTAATATTGATGAAGAATGTTTTTATAACGCCTTAACAGTTATCTCTTCTGAAACAGCATCACGACCTTTTGGGATAGATCTGAAGTAGTCAAGCTGCAGAGATTTAAATTATGAGGTGAGTTAGATAATTCTGATATAAGAATTGGAATGTCTGATGTAGGTTTACTGTGTAATTTAGAAAAGTTTGCATGTCGTGGATGTATTCAGTTTACTGATTATTTTGATTCTGTATAATGGGCTGGTAGCTTATTTGCTAAAGATTTTGAGGTTGAGTTCAAAAACTACTCAATATTGTACTCCGTATCTGGTATTGGTGACTTGTGACAACATTTTGTTCCCTTGCAAGACTTCCTTGTCTCCTAATATCTTACTGATTCTCAGGGATTCCATGATAAACTTAAAAGCTGTAACTTATCCTGTAGGTGGTAAAGCTAATGGTCAGTTTGGTTACAGACTGCAAGATCGACTAAAGGGGCGCAGGCTGGGTGAGGGCATTGAAATTGTAGAGGGACGAAAATTTATGCTGCTTCAGTGTTCCACCCTGAAGCCTTGAAATGTATGGTTTCTATGATGAAATCTTGGATTTCTGTTGAGAAATTTGTATGTGTGCTTATGGCTTGAAAGTACATTTCCATCCATATGTTTGTTTGAAGCCCTGATCTGTCACAAAACAAGTCTAGTATCTTTAATCAACCATCCTAAACGAGTCACAgtgtaattaataaaaattaaagtatgATCAGCAACTTGAGCAGAGGCCTCCACTCCTTCTCTAGCCTCTACCCTCAGTGAAAAGCCCTTATACGGAAACATATCTAGCCTTATCAACTAGTctgccaactcatcaagctaCCAAGTTGGAAAGACATGGAATGGATAGATAAAGAATCAGGGTGCATATGAGAGAAAAGTAAACTAAATAATCATGATAACTGGAGGGAGAAAAGTTGGATTCTTGTAATACTTGGCTTCATGTGGGATTGTATATTAGAGTGCTGGAATTTAGGGCTTTACCTTAGATTACTTCTCACATTTTCCTTCTCTTATTCTGCTGGAAAGAAGATAAGATGCTGTAACAAACCATTGGCCGATTCAGTTTACTGGCTACTCAACTCATGAAAGATGTAGGGTCAAACCTAGTTCACTTGGCTTGATTTCTTATATTTCATATTTGAACTGCAATACTTTCTATgttattaaatgt
It contains:
- the LOC121792584 gene encoding pentatricopeptide repeat-containing protein At1g31430-like isoform X1, whose product is MLLRSLLRVTAGHASPFRQSQWQLTYCRSMALETSKGGSEKPQPKFDKKAQSKPDLKDKKPEQVLATILESISKQYVELRCRLLAEDKKNPALDVGRPLFPSAPSLSLLTDNDVNLYSNSDNFALPHPHHHGTNADRLTPPYHCTAFMHYPCLLADSTSQSTIGIIQGYLIPKFQFSTFAEVSSLLTKKTCIDLIKKCKSMTCFKQIQAQVFTHGLHSNIDVLHKLVAFATDADLSYADMIFAQIELPTLFIYNVMIKAHVKSSSCRKALSLFDKLRLNGLVPDNYTYPFVFKAAGRLRMVPEGEKLHGFALKSGDLDDCYVCNSVLDLYRELGCVQNLAKVFDEIPTRDLISWNVLISGFVKSSRFEDAVNVYRRIRLETSLQPDEATIVSTLSACTALKNLDLGREIHDYVSKKLGITMIIGNALMDMYAKCGCIEIARGIFDAMPEKNVICWTSMVSAYTNLGCLDEARALFERSSVKDLVLWTTMINGYVQFNMVDEAMTLFRCMQMNGIKPDKYTLVTLLTGCAQLRALEQGEWIHAYLKEIGIIIDAVVGTALMEMYAKCGCLEKSLQIFYQLNQKDAASWTSMICALAMNGDAEKAVQLFTEMTQLGIRPDDITFVGVLSACSHGGLVEEGRKHFDSMTKVYQLEPKLEHYGCLIDLLGRAGLMEEAEQIIREIPNQDNKFVIPLYGSLLSACRNYENVEIGERIAKKLLEVESSDSSGHTLLANIYAAANRWEDVKKVRRKMDTMGSKKFPGCSALEIGGLY
- the LOC121792584 gene encoding pentatricopeptide repeat-containing protein At1g31430-like isoform X2 — translated: MLLRSLLRVTAGHASPFRQSQWQLTYCRSMALETSKGGSEKPQPKFDKKAQSKPDLKDKKPEQVLATILESISKQYVELRCRLLAEDKKNPALDVGRPLFPSAPSLSLLTDNDVNLYSNSDNFALPHPHHHGTNADRLTPPYHCTAFMHYPCLLADSTSQSTIGIIQEVSSLLTKKTCIDLIKKCKSMTCFKQIQAQVFTHGLHSNIDVLHKLVAFATDADLSYADMIFAQIELPTLFIYNVMIKAHVKSSSCRKALSLFDKLRLNGLVPDNYTYPFVFKAAGRLRMVPEGEKLHGFALKSGDLDDCYVCNSVLDLYRELGCVQNLAKVFDEIPTRDLISWNVLISGFVKSSRFEDAVNVYRRIRLETSLQPDEATIVSTLSACTALKNLDLGREIHDYVSKKLGITMIIGNALMDMYAKCGCIEIARGIFDAMPEKNVICWTSMVSAYTNLGCLDEARALFERSSVKDLVLWTTMINGYVQFNMVDEAMTLFRCMQMNGIKPDKYTLVTLLTGCAQLRALEQGEWIHAYLKEIGIIIDAVVGTALMEMYAKCGCLEKSLQIFYQLNQKDAASWTSMICALAMNGDAEKAVQLFTEMTQLGIRPDDITFVGVLSACSHGGLVEEGRKHFDSMTKVYQLEPKLEHYGCLIDLLGRAGLMEEAEQIIREIPNQDNKFVIPLYGSLLSACRNYENVEIGERIAKKLLEVESSDSSGHTLLANIYAAANRWEDVKKVRRKMDTMGSKKFPGCSALEIGGLY
- the LOC121792584 gene encoding pentatricopeptide repeat-containing protein At1g31430-like isoform X3, which produces MLLRSLLRVTAGHASPFRQSQWQLTYCRSMALETSKGGSEKPQPKFDKKAQSKPDLKDKKPEQVLATILESISKQYVELRCRLLAEDKKNPALDVGRPLFPSAPSLSLLTDNDVNLYSNSGYLIPKFQFSTFAEVSSLLTKKTCIDLIKKCKSMTCFKQIQAQVFTHGLHSNIDVLHKLVAFATDADLSYADMIFAQIELPTLFIYNVMIKAHVKSSSCRKALSLFDKLRLNGLVPDNYTYPFVFKAAGRLRMVPEGEKLHGFALKSGDLDDCYVCNSVLDLYRELGCVQNLAKVFDEIPTRDLISWNVLISGFVKSSRFEDAVNVYRRIRLETSLQPDEATIVSTLSACTALKNLDLGREIHDYVSKKLGITMIIGNALMDMYAKCGCIEIARGIFDAMPEKNVICWTSMVSAYTNLGCLDEARALFERSSVKDLVLWTTMINGYVQFNMVDEAMTLFRCMQMNGIKPDKYTLVTLLTGCAQLRALEQGEWIHAYLKEIGIIIDAVVGTALMEMYAKCGCLEKSLQIFYQLNQKDAASWTSMICALAMNGDAEKAVQLFTEMTQLGIRPDDITFVGVLSACSHGGLVEEGRKHFDSMTKVYQLEPKLEHYGCLIDLLGRAGLMEEAEQIIREIPNQDNKFVIPLYGSLLSACRNYENVEIGERIAKKLLEVESSDSSGHTLLANIYAAANRWEDVKKVRRKMDTMGSKKFPGCSALEIGGLY
- the LOC121792584 gene encoding pentatricopeptide repeat-containing protein At1g31430-like isoform X4 yields the protein MLLRSLLRVTAGHASPFRQSQWQLTYCRSMALETSKGGSEKPQPKFDKKAQSKPDLKDKKPEQVLATILESISKQYVELRCRLLAEDKKNPALDVGRPLFPSAPSLSLLTDNDVNLYSNSEVSSLLTKKTCIDLIKKCKSMTCFKQIQAQVFTHGLHSNIDVLHKLVAFATDADLSYADMIFAQIELPTLFIYNVMIKAHVKSSSCRKALSLFDKLRLNGLVPDNYTYPFVFKAAGRLRMVPEGEKLHGFALKSGDLDDCYVCNSVLDLYRELGCVQNLAKVFDEIPTRDLISWNVLISGFVKSSRFEDAVNVYRRIRLETSLQPDEATIVSTLSACTALKNLDLGREIHDYVSKKLGITMIIGNALMDMYAKCGCIEIARGIFDAMPEKNVICWTSMVSAYTNLGCLDEARALFERSSVKDLVLWTTMINGYVQFNMVDEAMTLFRCMQMNGIKPDKYTLVTLLTGCAQLRALEQGEWIHAYLKEIGIIIDAVVGTALMEMYAKCGCLEKSLQIFYQLNQKDAASWTSMICALAMNGDAEKAVQLFTEMTQLGIRPDDITFVGVLSACSHGGLVEEGRKHFDSMTKVYQLEPKLEHYGCLIDLLGRAGLMEEAEQIIREIPNQDNKFVIPLYGSLLSACRNYENVEIGERIAKKLLEVESSDSSGHTLLANIYAAANRWEDVKKVRRKMDTMGSKKFPGCSALEIGGLY